Proteins co-encoded in one Desulfitobacterium hafniense DCB-2 genomic window:
- a CDS encoding sigma-70 family RNA polymerase sigma factor — MTFLPVLLFILGVLCLVWAMRMGNTSGKTSPEILTILQGLAGVKKEISKVQKGLREVETQLGDHELRLFRNENVQADLRTEVNAQKININQLTSSAVNTFAQPQPQMKPQPYLSANPLNSSQGTNHYHRLYDNGNTLSDSPLEPLDRYTEVEPLSPMLPEKYQWVLELDQQGWSVAEIAGHLAISRDAVNMVLRTALKGKGLKA, encoded by the coding sequence ATGACTTTTTTACCCGTCCTTTTGTTTATATTAGGGGTGCTTTGTCTTGTTTGGGCGATGAGAATGGGGAATACTTCCGGCAAAACCAGCCCGGAAATACTCACCATCCTTCAAGGATTAGCCGGAGTAAAAAAGGAGATCAGCAAAGTTCAAAAAGGTCTTCGTGAAGTTGAAACTCAATTAGGAGACCATGAGTTGAGACTGTTCCGCAATGAGAACGTTCAAGCGGATCTCCGTACCGAGGTTAATGCCCAGAAGATTAATATTAATCAATTGACCTCTTCAGCTGTGAACACTTTTGCTCAGCCCCAGCCTCAGATGAAACCCCAGCCTTATCTCTCTGCCAATCCTCTGAACTCAAGTCAGGGGACCAATCATTATCATCGTCTCTATGATAATGGCAATACTTTGAGCGATTCTCCCCTGGAACCTCTTGACCGGTACACTGAAGTGGAGCCCCTTTCTCCAATGCTCCCCGAAAAGTATCAATGGGTTTTGGAGCTTGACCAGCAAGGCTGGTCTGTAGCGGAAATTGCCGGTCATTTAGCCATCAGCCGGGATGCAGTCAATATGGTTCTGCGTACAGCCCTTAAGGGAAAGGGGCTGAAAGCATGA
- a CDS encoding endolytic transglycosylase MltG: MKLSRSYILGLASGLILSALLAMVIPPVSINFAGSSPPEQTGPGGNTPGSESRGEVPDPGEDENREGNNNPELPENPVKPDETGENPIQNPQPSQTFVIPSGSTADRIAGLLLDEGWISSKDEFLDLVKQKNLAGRFQAGSFELIQGMDMEEILKQLIP; the protein is encoded by the coding sequence ATGAAGCTATCCCGCTCCTATATATTAGGGTTGGCTTCAGGACTGATACTCAGTGCTCTTCTGGCCATGGTGATTCCCCCTGTGAGCATTAACTTTGCCGGGAGTTCACCGCCGGAGCAGACCGGTCCCGGCGGCAACACACCGGGCAGCGAAAGCCGGGGTGAGGTTCCTGATCCAGGTGAAGATGAGAACAGGGAGGGGAACAACAACCCTGAGCTTCCCGAAAATCCGGTAAAGCCTGATGAGACGGGAGAAAACCCTATACAGAACCCCCAGCCCTCGCAAACCTTTGTTATTCCCTCAGGATCTACGGCAGATAGAATTGCCGGCCTTCTGCTTGACGAAGGATGGATATCTTCGAAAGACGAATTCCTGGATTTAGTTAAGCAAAAGAATCTGGCCGGCCGTTTTCAAGCGGGAAGTTTTGAGCTAATCCAAGGCATGGATATGGAAGAGATTCTGAAGCAGCTCATCCCTTAA
- the rocF gene encoding arginase: MERRKVRIIGVPIDLGADRRGVDMGPSAIRYAGLHERLKKLGWEVEDVGNIDVPIAETREIKDPLLKYLPEISEVNQKLYPLVAQAIKEEVIPLIIGGDHSLGIGSLAGCAASGKQFGVIWFDTHGDYNSMETTSSGNIHGMPLAVANGIGVKELTSIGGAARKIKEENTVIIGARDFDDEERAMIRQSGITVFTMSDIDRLGMEAVVRQGLEIANRGTHGVHISFDLDVLDPSEAPGVGTPVQGGMTYREAHLAMEMVADCRCLLSMDVVEVNPILDAQNKTAELAVGLISSAFGQKIYP; this comes from the coding sequence ATGGAAAGAAGAAAGGTGCGCATCATAGGAGTGCCTATCGACTTAGGAGCGGATCGGAGAGGGGTGGATATGGGTCCCAGTGCTATTCGCTATGCGGGTCTTCATGAGCGCTTAAAAAAGCTGGGCTGGGAAGTGGAGGATGTGGGTAATATCGATGTACCGATCGCCGAGACCCGGGAAATTAAAGATCCTCTGCTCAAATATCTTCCTGAGATTTCAGAGGTCAATCAAAAGCTCTATCCCCTGGTGGCTCAAGCCATTAAGGAGGAGGTCATTCCCTTAATTATCGGGGGGGATCACAGCTTGGGAATAGGCTCCTTAGCGGGGTGTGCCGCCAGCGGCAAGCAGTTTGGCGTTATTTGGTTTGATACCCATGGGGATTATAATTCCATGGAAACCACCTCCAGCGGCAATATTCATGGCATGCCCTTAGCTGTGGCCAATGGTATTGGCGTTAAGGAGTTAACCAGTATTGGCGGAGCCGCCCGGAAGATCAAGGAAGAAAACACCGTGATTATCGGGGCCCGGGATTTTGACGATGAAGAGCGGGCTATGATCCGCCAATCCGGGATTACAGTGTTTACCATGAGCGATATTGACCGCTTGGGTATGGAGGCGGTGGTTCGGCAAGGGCTGGAAATCGCCAATCGAGGTACCCACGGAGTCCATATCAGCTTTGACCTGGATGTATTGGACCCCAGTGAAGCCCCTGGTGTGGGAACCCCGGTTCAGGGTGGGATGACCTATCGGGAAGCTCATTTGGCTATGGAGATGGTCGCTGATTGCCGATGCCTGTTGAGCATGGATGTGGTAGAGGTCAACCCCATTTTGGATGCGCAGAATAAGACCGCGGAATTAGCAGTGGGTCTCATAAGCTCGGCTTTTGGACAAAAAATTTATCCGTGA
- a CDS encoding RNA polymerase sigma factor yields the protein MEDAELIQQVLKGRHEQYGLLVQRYQEPLIHFLRGILGAEDEVFDCAQEAFLAAYGNLWRYSDKYTFRAWLYAIARNKAIDLMRKRKREIPLSIDESLVDRQMGPEEAYLAKEQALDVRAILEELPEHYRQALYLRYQQELSYEEISTVLNIPISSVKTHLHRGKEKLRQIMEGRNGHEGNG from the coding sequence ATGGAAGATGCTGAATTAATTCAGCAGGTTCTTAAGGGAAGGCATGAGCAATACGGATTGCTGGTCCAGCGCTATCAAGAACCCTTAATTCATTTTTTACGCGGAATACTGGGCGCTGAGGATGAAGTATTTGATTGTGCCCAGGAAGCTTTTTTAGCAGCTTATGGGAATCTTTGGCGCTACTCGGATAAATATACTTTTCGGGCCTGGCTCTATGCCATTGCCAGAAATAAGGCCATCGATCTTATGCGCAAGAGAAAGCGGGAAATTCCTTTGAGTATCGATGAGAGCCTGGTGGACCGGCAGATGGGACCGGAGGAAGCCTATTTGGCCAAAGAGCAGGCCTTGGACGTCAGGGCGATCCTGGAAGAATTGCCCGAGCATTACCGGCAAGCACTCTATCTGCGTTACCAACAGGAGCTAAGCTATGAAGAGATAAGCACAGTTTTAAATATTCCGATCAGTTCAGTCAAGACGCACCTCCATCGAGGTAAAGAAAAACTCCGCCAAATCATGGAAGGGAGGAATGGTCATGAAGGAAATGGATGA
- a CDS encoding amidohydrolase codes for MDALKMFFRDQACIVWKEAWEAARLIGERPELGYQEYFAVETLTQLLKSHGFEIQQPAAGLDTAFIARFSGYKPGPRLAFLAEYDALPGIGHGCGHNLIGAASVGAAIALSKSLELPGEIWVVGSPAEETSGGKVILVNEGAFEGVDAALMFHPGSQNATIISSLALDALEFVFLGKAAHAVAAAYYGVNALEALIDFFNRTNRLKDNLPQDAYINGIITEGGTSPNVIPERAVARFYLRARQRKVLNIIRNQVIRCAQEAASAVSAKVTWNMFENSYDEMQSNRALAGAFETNLRELGVRNISPPQSAMGSVDMGNVSRIVPAIHPYLTLGGGMNIPHTRDFAQACLSAPGERLLLLAIQALALTGWDILSSPKLLNLAKRELNPRPSGKQR; via the coding sequence ATGGACGCCCTTAAGATGTTCTTTAGAGATCAGGCTTGTATCGTCTGGAAAGAAGCATGGGAGGCAGCACGCCTGATTGGCGAGCGTCCGGAGCTCGGGTATCAGGAATATTTTGCGGTGGAGACCTTAACCCAACTGCTTAAAAGCCATGGCTTTGAAATTCAACAGCCGGCCGCCGGTTTGGATACGGCATTTATCGCCCGCTTTTCAGGGTATAAGCCTGGTCCCCGACTTGCTTTTTTAGCGGAGTATGATGCTTTACCGGGAATTGGTCATGGCTGCGGGCATAATTTGATCGGGGCGGCCAGTGTGGGAGCAGCCATTGCTTTGAGCAAAAGCCTTGAACTGCCCGGTGAGATCTGGGTTGTGGGAAGCCCGGCAGAGGAAACCAGCGGCGGTAAGGTCATTCTAGTGAATGAAGGGGCATTTGAAGGGGTGGATGCGGCCCTTATGTTCCACCCGGGGAGTCAGAATGCTACGATCATCTCCTCGTTGGCCTTAGATGCCTTGGAGTTCGTTTTTTTAGGAAAAGCGGCCCACGCTGTGGCAGCTGCTTATTATGGCGTGAATGCCTTAGAAGCCCTGATCGATTTTTTCAATCGGACAAACCGGTTGAAGGATAATCTTCCTCAAGATGCTTATATTAATGGAATTATCACAGAGGGCGGCACCTCACCCAATGTGATACCGGAACGGGCTGTGGCACGGTTTTATCTGCGGGCACGCCAGAGGAAGGTGTTGAATATCATTCGCAACCAGGTAATACGCTGTGCCCAAGAGGCTGCGTCCGCGGTCTCAGCCAAAGTCACTTGGAACATGTTTGAAAACTCGTATGATGAAATGCAAAGCAATCGTGCCCTGGCCGGGGCTTTTGAAACCAATCTTCGGGAATTAGGCGTTCGCAACATTTCTCCTCCCCAATCGGCCATGGGTTCTGTGGATATGGGAAATGTCAGCCGGATTGTCCCGGCTATTCATCCTTACTTAACCCTTGGGGGAGGGATGAACATACCCCATACACGGGATTTTGCTCAGGCCTGCCTTTCCGCTCCGGGAGAGCGCCTGCTTTTGCTGGCTATTCAAGCCTTAGCCCTTACCGGCTGGGATATTTTAAGCTCCCCGAAGCTGTTAAATCTTGCCAAGCGGGAATTGAATCCCCGGCCCTCCGGGAAACAGCGATAA
- a CDS encoding exonuclease SbcCD subunit D → MRILHTSDWHLGKNLEGLSRMEEQELFLKDFIEIVEAKQVDLVMIAGDVYDSPNPPAKAEKMFYDTLKKLSANGERLTLVIAGNHDNPERLVAAGPLARDHGIIMVGTPKTIVAQGEYGRHQVINSGEGFVELEINGEKAVILTLPYPSEKRLNEVLYDAMDEEEERLKIYGDKIKMLLDSLSEKFREDTINMVVSHLFAAGSEESGSERSIQLGGSFIVDGSCFPKAAQYIALGHIHKPQIVPGTDKRARYAGSPIHYSKKEIHFAKKCFIVDLRPQQEYALEEVDFKVYKPIEVWKCGSIEAALQKCEENKDRECWVYLEVNTDRYIREDELKLMKSTKKDILEIVPVLPGRESEECTLNSFAEQKFEDIFKEFYRKERTVEPQQEIVELLLSIIQEQEGEESHETH, encoded by the coding sequence GTGAGGATTCTACATACTTCAGATTGGCATTTAGGCAAGAATTTAGAGGGTTTGAGCCGGATGGAGGAGCAGGAGCTTTTTCTGAAGGATTTTATTGAGATCGTCGAGGCGAAACAGGTGGATTTGGTCATGATCGCCGGAGATGTGTATGACAGCCCCAATCCTCCGGCTAAAGCGGAGAAAATGTTTTATGATACCTTGAAGAAATTATCCGCCAATGGAGAGCGGCTCACCTTAGTCATCGCCGGAAACCATGACAACCCGGAACGCTTGGTGGCTGCAGGGCCTTTAGCCAGGGATCATGGAATTATTATGGTGGGAACACCTAAGACGATTGTGGCTCAAGGGGAGTATGGCAGGCATCAGGTGATCAATTCGGGTGAAGGCTTTGTGGAACTTGAGATCAACGGGGAAAAAGCCGTGATCCTTACCCTCCCTTACCCCAGTGAAAAAAGACTCAACGAAGTCTTATATGATGCCATGGATGAAGAAGAGGAACGGCTCAAAATTTATGGGGATAAAATCAAAATGCTCCTGGATAGCCTCAGTGAAAAATTTCGGGAAGATACAATCAATATGGTAGTGTCCCATCTTTTTGCCGCAGGAAGCGAAGAATCAGGCTCAGAGCGAAGCATTCAATTAGGGGGAAGCTTTATCGTGGACGGCAGCTGCTTTCCCAAGGCAGCTCAATATATTGCTCTAGGTCATATACATAAGCCGCAAATCGTTCCGGGTACGGACAAAAGAGCACGCTATGCAGGCTCCCCCATTCATTACAGCAAAAAGGAGATCCATTTCGCTAAGAAATGTTTCATTGTCGATTTGAGGCCCCAACAAGAGTACGCTCTTGAAGAGGTGGATTTTAAAGTGTATAAACCGATTGAAGTCTGGAAGTGCGGGAGCATCGAGGCGGCTCTCCAGAAATGTGAAGAAAACAAAGACAGGGAGTGTTGGGTGTACTTAGAAGTCAATACGGATCGCTACATTCGGGAAGATGAGCTCAAACTCATGAAAAGCACCAAGAAAGACATCCTGGAGATAGTGCCGGTTTTGCCTGGAAGGGAAAGTGAGGAATGCACCCTGAACAGCTTTGCCGAGCAGAAATTTGAGGATATCTTTAAAGAATTTTATCGCAAAGAAAGAACGGTAGAACCTCAGCAGGAGATTGTGGAGTTGCTGTTATCCATTATTCAGGAGCAGGAGGGAGAAGAAAGCCATGAGACCCATTAA
- a CDS encoding AAA family ATPase — translation MRPIKLKIKGLNSFIDTQEIDFSQLTSRGLFGIFGPTGSGKSTILDGMTLALYGAVARGSTNYMNTNCESLQVSYEFQIAEKDTKTYRVDREFRRDKKSGNVRTHSAKILLITAGGETVLEEQVREVTKKSEEIIGLTLEDFTRTVVLPQGKFSEFLRLEGRDRREMLERLFNLQRYGDELSSRLGARIRQELDKANVLAGQLKSYEECSEELLEAKNKELSSLEERLVQFQAELKKAAEDFHNGKEVWELQEELNRQEVQKTELEKTEAVIKESEIQATLGERSLRVKPYLDQYEDTLGKIATTQVQVAQLEGDTAALSLQKKEAEAQWEQAGAQKDKVLPALRLREQSAADAILEKKKLESLIQEKKSLQENIGRLEQEREEKQGRVHKGEEFIAKVNADIQEKEQKVEALTIDQEFKQKINEALLTFSRWEEAGQQVVSLGSEVKIIDEKLQEAQEKGLKFSQELEAKTEILQGFALTLQNLEETCPGDSETLVTLQEKLNQVKEQWARHHEYSAAISRSEAGIRDLLPKLDTAQQQKAQLTQKITELESALKKIERENLAYALRVALVEGEACPVCGSTHHQPDHGNAAVGTEKLEEIQAALREKKEHEQSLYQEMIQAQEQIKTLESTVKDCREKTAALGEAYKAYDPEAMQKEFETLRDGISRYTKQKGELEAEINRLTQEKNQLAIKLNEQNTIKAETKAQLESRGKNLELAKAKYEAYEQELTALRAELNIQDLKQEHQEIAAKEKEKAGLESELKGLRDTLKKAQARKEFLSTELSALTESLKESLGTLKEKESSIQDKHTAIKAKVGEVENIETYQKEVLSQITRIEQIYAQAETRKNETEKQYNECYVRLQSAHTSRQGLAERSQKDKESLDKVLQEEQIENIEEAKSHLLSRDEIEKLKKQVKDYQDSLTQIFGAIGNLQKKLGGRSLTAERWEQLQRHKEEKEILCKGLEESKIEIETHVKTMKENLVKKKDLLKSQAELERQLGLLRDLEKLFRGKRFVEFVAAHQLKYVSMEAGKRLREITGGNYGLEVDQNGKFLIRDYKNGGAQRDATTLSGGETFLASLSLALALSAQIQLKGTAPLELFFLDEGFGTLDDNLLEVVMDSLERLHHDRLSVGIISHVDSIKNRVPVKLMVTPAQAGLGGSKVAIEVS, via the coding sequence ATGAGACCCATTAAGCTTAAGATCAAAGGGCTGAACAGCTTTATCGATACCCAGGAAATCGATTTTTCCCAGCTTACCAGCAGAGGCTTATTCGGTATTTTCGGACCCACCGGCAGCGGCAAATCCACTATCCTGGACGGAATGACTCTGGCTCTTTATGGCGCAGTGGCCCGGGGAAGCACCAATTATATGAACACCAACTGCGAATCGTTGCAGGTCAGCTACGAATTCCAGATTGCCGAGAAGGACACCAAAACTTACCGGGTGGATCGGGAGTTTCGCAGAGATAAAAAGTCAGGCAATGTGCGTACCCATTCAGCCAAAATTCTTCTTATAACTGCAGGAGGAGAGACGGTTTTGGAGGAACAGGTCAGGGAGGTTACCAAAAAGAGCGAGGAAATCATCGGCTTGACCCTTGAGGATTTCACCCGCACCGTGGTTCTGCCCCAGGGGAAATTCAGCGAGTTTCTGAGGCTGGAGGGAAGAGACCGCAGAGAAATGCTGGAGAGATTGTTTAATTTGCAACGATACGGCGATGAACTGTCCTCCCGCCTAGGAGCAAGAATCAGGCAGGAGCTGGATAAGGCCAATGTCCTGGCAGGTCAGCTCAAATCCTATGAAGAGTGCAGTGAAGAGCTTCTTGAAGCAAAGAACAAGGAATTAAGCTCCCTTGAAGAGCGGCTGGTTCAGTTCCAGGCCGAATTAAAAAAGGCGGCCGAGGATTTTCACAACGGGAAAGAAGTATGGGAGCTGCAGGAGGAATTAAACCGGCAGGAAGTTCAAAAAACTGAACTTGAAAAAACAGAAGCTGTGATTAAAGAAAGTGAAATCCAAGCGACTCTCGGTGAACGGTCCCTAAGGGTTAAACCTTATCTGGATCAATATGAAGATACCCTGGGGAAGATCGCCACAACTCAGGTCCAAGTAGCCCAATTAGAGGGGGACACTGCAGCTTTATCTTTGCAGAAAAAAGAAGCAGAGGCGCAATGGGAACAAGCAGGAGCTCAAAAAGACAAGGTGCTCCCCGCTTTAAGGCTGCGTGAGCAGAGTGCTGCCGACGCTATCCTGGAGAAAAAGAAGCTGGAGAGCCTCATCCAGGAAAAAAAGTCTCTTCAAGAGAACATTGGCCGGCTGGAACAAGAACGGGAGGAGAAGCAGGGCCGAGTCCACAAGGGTGAAGAGTTTATTGCCAAGGTCAATGCTGATATTCAGGAGAAAGAGCAAAAGGTGGAAGCTTTAACCATCGACCAGGAGTTTAAGCAGAAAATCAATGAAGCCCTCCTTACCTTCAGCCGTTGGGAAGAAGCCGGGCAACAGGTGGTCAGCTTAGGCTCAGAAGTCAAAATCATTGATGAGAAGCTTCAAGAGGCTCAGGAAAAGGGACTGAAATTTTCACAAGAGCTGGAGGCCAAGACGGAGATACTCCAAGGATTTGCTTTAACCCTGCAGAATTTAGAGGAAACCTGCCCGGGAGACTCGGAGACCCTGGTTACCTTGCAGGAAAAGCTCAATCAAGTCAAGGAGCAATGGGCCAGGCATCACGAGTATTCTGCCGCCATCAGTCGTAGCGAAGCGGGTATTCGAGATCTTTTGCCCAAGCTGGACACTGCCCAACAGCAAAAAGCTCAATTGACACAGAAAATCACTGAGCTGGAGAGCGCTCTGAAGAAAATTGAAAGAGAAAACCTGGCCTATGCTTTGCGTGTGGCCTTGGTTGAGGGAGAAGCTTGCCCGGTGTGCGGATCAACTCACCATCAGCCTGATCATGGGAATGCTGCTGTTGGTACTGAAAAGCTTGAAGAGATCCAAGCTGCTTTAAGGGAAAAGAAGGAGCATGAGCAAAGTCTGTACCAGGAAATGATTCAGGCCCAGGAACAGATCAAAACCCTGGAAAGCACCGTGAAAGATTGTAGAGAAAAAACTGCCGCCTTGGGAGAAGCGTACAAAGCCTATGACCCTGAGGCGATGCAGAAGGAATTTGAGACATTAAGGGACGGGATATCCCGCTATACGAAGCAAAAAGGAGAATTGGAAGCAGAAATCAACCGGCTGACTCAAGAGAAAAACCAGCTGGCTATAAAGCTTAATGAGCAAAACACCATTAAAGCGGAAACAAAGGCCCAACTGGAGAGCAGGGGAAAGAATCTCGAACTGGCAAAGGCTAAATACGAAGCTTATGAGCAGGAGCTAACCGCTCTTAGGGCTGAACTGAATATCCAGGACCTTAAGCAGGAGCACCAGGAGATTGCCGCCAAGGAAAAAGAGAAGGCCGGACTGGAGAGTGAGTTGAAAGGCTTAAGAGATACTTTAAAAAAAGCTCAGGCTAGAAAAGAATTTCTCAGCACGGAATTGTCCGCCCTGACAGAATCTTTGAAGGAAAGCCTGGGAACCCTCAAAGAGAAGGAGAGCAGCATACAAGACAAGCATACTGCCATAAAAGCCAAAGTGGGTGAGGTGGAGAATATAGAGACCTATCAAAAGGAAGTCCTCAGCCAAATAACCCGGATCGAGCAGATCTATGCCCAGGCCGAAACAAGGAAAAACGAGACGGAAAAACAGTACAACGAGTGCTATGTCCGTCTGCAATCAGCACACACCAGCCGGCAAGGTCTGGCGGAAAGAAGTCAAAAGGATAAAGAGTCCCTGGATAAGGTTTTACAGGAGGAACAGATCGAGAATATTGAAGAAGCGAAAAGTCACCTGCTGAGCAGAGATGAGATAGAGAAACTCAAAAAGCAGGTCAAGGACTATCAGGATTCCCTGACTCAGATCTTTGGCGCCATTGGGAATTTGCAAAAGAAACTTGGAGGGCGGAGCTTGACCGCTGAACGATGGGAGCAGCTGCAAAGGCACAAGGAAGAAAAAGAAATCCTCTGCAAAGGGCTGGAGGAGAGCAAGATCGAGATCGAGACTCATGTCAAGACTATGAAGGAGAATTTGGTGAAGAAAAAAGACCTCCTGAAGAGTCAGGCAGAGTTGGAACGGCAGCTGGGCCTTTTGCGGGATCTGGAGAAATTATTCAGAGGGAAGCGATTCGTTGAATTTGTGGCGGCCCACCAACTGAAATACGTCTCCATGGAAGCCGGTAAACGGCTCAGAGAGATTACCGGGGGCAACTATGGTCTGGAAGTGGACCAGAACGGAAAATTCCTGATCCGGGATTATAAGAACGGCGGTGCCCAACGGGATGCCACGACCTTATCCGGAGGGGAAACCTTTCTGGCTTCCTTATCTTTGGCGTTAGCCCTGTCCGCCCAAATTCAGCTTAAAGGAACAGCCCCCTTAGAGTTATTCTTTTTGGATGAGGGCTTCGGAACCCTGGATGACAACCTCCTGGAAGTGGTGATGGACTCCTTGGAAAGGCTCCACCATGACCGGTTATCCGTGGGCATCATCAGCCATGTGGATTCGATCAAGAACAGGGTGCCTGTCAAGCTCATGGTCACACCTGCTCAAGCCGGGCTGGGGGGGAGCAAGGTGGCCATCGAAGTCAGCTAG
- a CDS encoding DNA-formamidopyrimidine glycosylase family protein, translated as MLELPEVLTLVRQLNESVKNRRILKVWPPTKAHKFCWYSGEPEEYDKALAGSRIAGAEGFGTFAELIFDNDRKLCVNDGVNLRLMPAGKVPENYQLMMELDDGQALVFTVAMYGGIFAHDGSYDNLYYLASRNSISPFAQDFPAYYLRLFSESKPTLSAKAFLATEQRFPGIGNGTLQDILFEAGIHPKRKIGTLEQWERDKLLQAVIEVLNEMAKLGGRDTEKDLFGVSGGYKTKMSKNTAGTDCGQCGGTILKENYLGGSVYFCPECQPQDLADQNLVR; from the coding sequence ATGCTGGAATTACCCGAAGTCCTCACTCTGGTCAGGCAGCTGAATGAAAGCGTGAAAAACCGGCGTATCCTGAAAGTATGGCCCCCCACAAAGGCACATAAATTCTGCTGGTATAGCGGCGAACCGGAAGAGTATGACAAAGCGCTTGCCGGCAGCAGGATTGCCGGAGCCGAGGGATTCGGAACCTTCGCAGAACTGATTTTTGACAACGACCGGAAGCTGTGCGTCAACGACGGGGTGAATCTCCGTCTTATGCCGGCCGGTAAAGTTCCGGAAAATTATCAGTTGATGATGGAGCTGGACGACGGGCAGGCTCTGGTCTTTACGGTGGCCATGTACGGCGGAATCTTTGCCCACGACGGCAGTTATGACAATCTATATTACCTGGCCAGCAGGAACTCTATCTCCCCCTTTGCCCAGGATTTCCCCGCTTATTACCTCCGTCTCTTTTCAGAAAGCAAACCAACCCTCAGCGCTAAGGCCTTTCTGGCCACGGAGCAACGTTTTCCCGGCATCGGCAACGGCACGCTGCAGGATATTCTTTTTGAAGCGGGCATCCATCCGAAACGCAAAATAGGCACCCTGGAGCAATGGGAACGGGATAAGCTGCTTCAGGCGGTTATCGAAGTGCTGAATGAAATGGCAAAGCTTGGCGGCCGTGACACGGAAAAAGATTTGTTCGGAGTTTCCGGGGGATACAAGACAAAGATGTCAAAGAATACAGCAGGAACGGACTGTGGTCAATGCGGCGGGACAATCCTTAAGGAAAACTACCTGGGGGGCTCAGTGTATTTCTGCCCGGAATGTCAGCCCCAGGATTTGGCTGATCAGAACCTGGTCAGATGA
- a CDS encoding DUF5131 family protein yields MAVWNPWRGCHRYSEGCKFCYIHKGDMKRGMDTNLIVKSAKFNAPVAVNKQGHYIMKSGQLVYCCFSTDFLLEDADPWRDECWSMMKERPDLHFLFLTKRIERFSQCLPGDWGEGYENVTVGCTVENQHTADERLEIFSKLPIKHKNIALQPMLEAIDIEKYLEGIELVVVGGEYDRNARPFDYEWALAVREQCIRHQVSFSFRQCGTNFIQNGKLRRLNYGMLFKCARESNIDYQAGRE; encoded by the coding sequence GTGGCTGTCTGGAATCCATGGCGGGGCTGTCACCGCTACAGTGAGGGCTGTAAATTCTGTTATATCCATAAAGGGGATATGAAAAGAGGGATGGACACCAACCTGATTGTGAAGTCCGCCAAATTCAACGCCCCTGTGGCTGTGAACAAACAGGGCCATTACATCATGAAATCCGGACAGCTTGTTTATTGCTGTTTTTCAACCGACTTCCTCCTTGAGGATGCGGATCCCTGGCGTGATGAATGCTGGAGCATGATGAAAGAGCGCCCGGATCTGCATTTTCTTTTTCTCACCAAGAGGATTGAGCGCTTTTCCCAATGCCTTCCTGGTGACTGGGGTGAGGGGTATGAGAATGTCACGGTGGGCTGTACGGTGGAAAACCAGCACACCGCAGATGAGCGCCTGGAAATCTTCTCAAAATTGCCCATTAAGCACAAAAATATCGCCCTTCAGCCCATGCTTGAGGCGATAGATATTGAAAAGTATTTAGAGGGTATTGAGTTAGTGGTCGTGGGCGGGGAATATGATCGCAATGCCCGGCCTTTTGATTATGAATGGGCCCTGGCGGTCAGAGAGCAGTGTATACGGCATCAGGTCAGCTTCTCTTTCCGTCAGTGCGGGACCAACTTTATCCAGAACGGAAAACTGCGCAGGCTTAATTACGGCATGCTGTTCAAGTGTGCCCGAGAGAGCAATATAGACTATCAGGCAGGAAGGGAGTAA
- a CDS encoding GyrI-like domain-containing protein, which produces MNYEIVTLPEKIVVGVTARTSHTDPQCQQVIGGLWQKFMGEGIWVSIQNQANPYCLGLYSGYDETSYDVTVGAEVTKNGNPELTEKIIPAGSYALFRIKGDVVKDVAEAWDKIWTLPLERSFTGDFEEYLSNENGVAEIKIYIALK; this is translated from the coding sequence ATGAACTATGAAATCGTCACCCTTCCAGAGAAAATCGTTGTCGGTGTAACGGCGCGGACTTCACACACCGATCCCCAATGCCAGCAAGTCATCGGCGGCTTATGGCAGAAATTTATGGGGGAGGGAATTTGGGTGTCCATTCAGAACCAGGCGAATCCCTATTGCCTAGGGCTGTATTCCGGCTATGACGAAACTTCCTATGACGTCACCGTAGGGGCCGAAGTGACGAAAAACGGCAATCCCGAACTGACTGAAAAAATCATTCCCGCCGGCAGCTACGCCTTATTCCGGATCAAGGGCGACGTTGTCAAAGACGTAGCAGAGGCATGGGATAAAATCTGGACGCTGCCCCTGGAGAGAAGCTTTACCGGTGATTTTGAAGAGTACCTGAGCAATGAAAACGGCGTGGCGGAGATCAAAATCTATATTGCATTAAAATAA